In one window of Saprospiraceae bacterium DNA:
- a CDS encoding acyl carrier protein, which produces MSTIAERVKKIIVDKLAVDESEVTLEASFVNDLGADSLDTVELIMEFEKEFDTSIPDDQAEKIQTVGQAVSYLEANCK; this is translated from the coding sequence ATGTCAACGATTGCAGAAAGAGTTAAAAAAATTATTGTAGATAAACTGGCTGTTGATGAATCAGAAGTCACCTTAGAAGCTAGTTTTGTAAACGATTTAGGTGCAGATTCCCTTGATACTGTTGAACTTATAATGGAGTTCGAAAAGGAATTTGACACTTCAATACCCGATGACCAGGCTGAAAAAATTCAGACTGTAGGTCAGGCAGTATCCTATTTGGAAGCAAATTGTAAATAA